A single window of Mycolicibacterium aurum DNA harbors:
- a CDS encoding alpha/beta fold hydrolase yields MKIFDEWRHDGTVLPWRSTTAANDGTEVEVFSRRCGTPDAPALVCVHGFPTSGIDYYGLSRELASEFDIYVLDFPGYGLSGKPQEPYVYSLYDDARLLVHAITDVWQLNEYRMVTHDRGSSIGMIALGMLDDAGRLPADVFMTNANIFLPLANLTAFQVALLDDNTGRATAAAVTAEMLATGLGATTFMPRRSLDDPEIAALAQCFAYNDGIRVLPDTVRYLHERAADETGWLQRLSTIDVDTTLVWGLHDSVAPLRVANHVWQSYLKTKPGRNRYWVVPGADHYLQCDAPGELAEIIRLTAQGTAVALQTLGDRPDGAVLVDQTATADDAAAP; encoded by the coding sequence GTGAAGATCTTCGACGAGTGGCGGCACGACGGCACGGTGTTGCCGTGGAGATCCACCACGGCGGCCAACGACGGAACCGAGGTCGAAGTGTTCAGCCGCCGCTGTGGGACCCCGGACGCTCCCGCACTCGTCTGCGTGCACGGCTTCCCGACCTCCGGCATCGACTACTACGGACTGAGCCGCGAACTGGCATCCGAGTTCGATATCTACGTACTGGACTTCCCCGGCTACGGGTTGTCGGGTAAGCCGCAGGAACCGTATGTCTATTCGCTCTACGACGACGCCCGGCTCCTCGTGCATGCGATCACCGACGTGTGGCAGCTGAACGAGTACCGGATGGTCACCCACGACCGCGGCAGCAGCATCGGCATGATCGCGCTCGGGATGCTGGACGACGCCGGCCGGCTTCCCGCCGACGTCTTCATGACGAATGCGAACATCTTTCTGCCGCTGGCGAACCTGACCGCATTCCAGGTGGCACTCCTCGACGACAACACCGGCAGGGCGACCGCGGCCGCCGTCACCGCTGAGATGCTGGCCACTGGGCTGGGCGCGACCACGTTCATGCCTCGACGATCGCTGGACGACCCCGAGATCGCAGCGTTGGCGCAATGTTTCGCGTACAACGACGGAATCCGGGTGCTGCCTGACACAGTCAGGTACCTGCACGAGCGCGCCGCCGACGAAACCGGCTGGCTGCAACGCTTGTCGACCATCGACGTCGACACCACGCTGGTCTGGGGACTGCACGACAGCGTTGCGCCCCTGCGCGTGGCCAACCACGTGTGGCAGTCCTACCTCAAGACCAAGCCGGGCCGGAACCGCTACTGGGTGGTGCCCGGTGCCGACCACTACCTGCAGTGCGACGCACCCGGGGAGCTGGCTGAGATCATCCGGCTGACCGCGCAGGGCACCGCTGTCGCCCTTCAGACCCTCGGTGATCGACCCGACGGTGCCGTGCTGGTGGATCAGACAGCGACGGCCGATGATGCTGCCGCACCGTAG
- a CDS encoding AzlC family ABC transporter permease, with product MSHSPEPDHSLRTVLALSAPIGLAFIPLGTALGLLVVHAGLAWWWAPVFAAVIYAGSLEFLMVHLAATAAPLATVALTTFVVNSRHVFYALSFPLHRVHGVAAKVYSTYTLSDEAYAVGVSPEARTWTTRPILLMQLCFHLLWVAGATLGGLVGEALPIDRLVGLDFALTALFIVLGIDAYRQRPDRLTAVCAAACAVIAWLVVPGQMLVCAFAAFTGVLLVRMMVQRRADRA from the coding sequence TTGTCGCACAGTCCGGAGCCCGACCACTCGCTGCGTACCGTCCTGGCCTTGTCGGCGCCGATCGGGCTCGCGTTCATCCCGCTCGGTACTGCGTTGGGACTGCTGGTGGTGCACGCCGGGCTGGCGTGGTGGTGGGCACCGGTGTTCGCCGCGGTCATCTACGCCGGGTCGCTGGAATTCCTCATGGTGCACCTCGCTGCGACGGCCGCGCCTCTGGCGACGGTGGCGCTGACCACGTTCGTGGTGAACTCACGGCACGTGTTCTACGCGCTGTCGTTCCCCCTGCACCGGGTCCACGGTGTGGCGGCCAAGGTCTACAGCACCTACACGCTGTCTGACGAGGCCTACGCAGTCGGCGTCAGCCCGGAGGCTCGGACGTGGACCACCCGGCCGATCCTGCTGATGCAGCTGTGCTTTCATCTGCTGTGGGTTGCCGGTGCGACCCTCGGCGGTCTGGTCGGCGAGGCGTTGCCCATCGATCGGCTGGTGGGGCTCGACTTCGCGTTGACCGCACTGTTCATCGTGCTCGGCATCGACGCGTATCGGCAGCGGCCGGACCGGCTCACGGCGGTGTGCGCGGCGGCATGTGCGGTCATTGCGTGGCTGGTGGTTCCCGGTCAGATGTTGGTGTGCGCCTTCGCGGCGTTCACAGGTGTGTTACTGGTACGGATGATGGTGCAGCGCAGGGCCGACCGTGCCTGA
- a CDS encoding Rieske 2Fe-2S domain-containing protein: MAKPPLSMKPTGWFQVAWADEIGIGDIHTMKYFDQEMVAWRAESGQITVMNAYCEHLGAHLGYGGTVHGEVLQCPFHGWQWNQQGRNVCIPYEDRPNRGRRIKTYPVVERNESVYIWHDIENREPFFEAPDIFADFGDTRGAGDYYPQQRLFQQGLEMHPQYVLENGVDFAHFKYVHQTPIVPVFTRHDFDDPVSYVDFTITFEGDDGQKIEDINSGVEAINGGLGIAVTKSWGMIDNRTISAITPVDESTSDVRFMVYIGRPPAGSAKDPARAEAKARDFGAEVIRQFSQDIHIWAHQRYSDPPALASSELEGFTAIRKWALKFYPDGKGGSAAELAARSAH; this comes from the coding sequence ATGGCTAAGCCGCCCTTGTCGATGAAGCCGACCGGCTGGTTTCAGGTCGCCTGGGCCGACGAGATCGGCATCGGTGACATCCACACCATGAAGTACTTCGACCAGGAGATGGTCGCGTGGCGCGCCGAGTCCGGCCAGATCACGGTGATGAATGCCTACTGCGAACACCTGGGCGCACATCTTGGCTACGGCGGCACGGTCCACGGCGAGGTTCTGCAGTGCCCGTTCCACGGCTGGCAGTGGAATCAGCAGGGGCGCAACGTGTGTATCCCCTACGAGGACCGTCCCAACCGGGGCCGCCGGATCAAGACCTATCCGGTGGTGGAGCGCAACGAGTCGGTGTACATCTGGCACGACATCGAGAACCGCGAGCCGTTCTTCGAAGCGCCGGACATCTTCGCCGACTTCGGCGACACGCGCGGTGCCGGGGACTACTACCCGCAGCAGCGGTTGTTCCAGCAGGGCCTGGAGATGCATCCGCAGTACGTGTTGGAGAACGGGGTGGATTTTGCGCATTTCAAGTACGTGCACCAGACCCCGATCGTGCCGGTGTTCACGCGTCACGACTTCGACGATCCGGTGTCCTATGTCGACTTCACCATCACTTTCGAAGGTGATGACGGACAGAAGATCGAGGACATCAACAGTGGCGTTGAAGCCATCAACGGTGGACTCGGCATCGCGGTGACGAAGAGTTGGGGGATGATCGACAACCGCACCATCTCGGCGATCACTCCGGTCGACGAGTCCACCTCCGACGTGCGGTTCATGGTCTACATCGGGCGTCCGCCGGCGGGCTCGGCCAAAGACCCGGCACGCGCAGAGGCGAAGGCGCGCGACTTCGGCGCCGAGGTGATCCGGCAGTTCAGCCAGGACATCCACATCTGGGCGCATCAGCGCTACTCCGACCCCCCTGCGCTTGCGAGTTCGGAGCTCGAGGGTTTCACCGCAATCCGCAAGTGGGCGCTCAAGTTCTATCCCGACGGTAAGGGCGGCAGCGCCGCCGAGCTGGCCGCGCGTTCCGCGCACTGA
- a CDS encoding integrase core domain-containing protein → MRADGYEVTNSSVQRALRRRGLLLPQGFRADRKSWAVLRRRVFHDPPTERNRVWQTDFSEFETAHGGIWRISAVIDYVTKYCLSITDTPTGRGRDAVHCVRLAVEEATRVLNLADLRLDRGEMDVLDAEDTIIGRAPAPIALVSDNGPCYRGKDFQTLFTGHDPVLRHIRTRIKSPQTNGVIERFFGTLKYEHLFRGYIGDGDALDMEAHRFRIIYNTIRPHQALADRTPKQAYLDAQSLPKT, encoded by the coding sequence ATGCGCGCCGACGGTTATGAGGTCACTAACTCCTCGGTGCAACGAGCGTTGCGCCGACGCGGTCTGCTCTTGCCTCAGGGCTTCCGGGCCGACCGCAAATCGTGGGCAGTGCTGCGCCGGCGCGTCTTTCACGACCCCCCAACCGAACGCAACCGTGTCTGGCAGACCGACTTCTCTGAATTCGAAACCGCCCACGGCGGCATCTGGCGCATCAGCGCGGTCATCGACTACGTCACCAAATACTGCCTGTCCATCACCGACACCCCTACCGGCCGCGGTCGCGACGCCGTGCACTGCGTGCGCCTCGCGGTCGAAGAAGCCACCCGTGTGCTCAACCTCGCCGACCTGCGACTTGATCGCGGCGAAATGGACGTCCTTGACGCCGAAGACACCATCATCGGACGCGCACCCGCTCCCATCGCGCTGGTCTCCGACAACGGACCCTGCTACCGCGGAAAAGACTTCCAAACACTGTTCACCGGCCACGACCCTGTCCTGCGCCACATCCGCACCCGGATCAAGTCTCCACAAACCAACGGCGTCATCGAGCGCTTCTTCGGAACCCTGAAATACGAGCACCTGTTCCGCGGCTACATCGGCGACGGCGACGCACTCGACATGGAAGCCCACCGCTTCCGCATCATCTACAACACCATCCGACCCCACCAAGCACTGGCCGACCGCACCCCCAAACAGGCCTACCTCGACGCCCAGAGCCTGCCAAAAACTTGA
- a CDS encoding TetR/AcrR family transcriptional regulator, whose product MTEAAESAGIGAAAPVRRTNRRGQATRENMLEAALRSLASGEPGSVSANRIAKDIGATWGAVQYQFGDADGFWAAVLHRTAERRADVFGSVDAGASLRDRVAAIIDTLYDGLAEPDSRAIENLRAALPRDHAELERQYPQTAAELYSWGQSWLETCRSAFAGLGIDPERLREVATLIPGAMRGLVSERQLGSYADLDVARRGLTNALVAYLQSSE is encoded by the coding sequence ATGACCGAGGCGGCCGAGTCGGCGGGGATCGGTGCTGCGGCGCCTGTGCGCCGCACAAATCGGCGCGGCCAGGCCACCCGCGAGAACATGTTGGAGGCGGCGCTGCGCTCGCTGGCATCGGGTGAGCCCGGTTCGGTATCGGCCAACCGGATCGCCAAGGACATCGGCGCCACCTGGGGCGCAGTGCAATACCAGTTCGGCGACGCCGACGGCTTCTGGGCCGCTGTGCTGCACCGCACCGCCGAGCGTCGCGCCGACGTGTTCGGTTCCGTGGACGCCGGGGCCTCGTTGCGTGACCGCGTCGCCGCCATCATCGACACGCTGTATGACGGTCTGGCAGAGCCGGATTCGAGAGCGATCGAGAATCTTCGGGCCGCACTCCCCCGCGACCACGCCGAACTGGAACGCCAGTATCCGCAGACCGCCGCCGAACTGTACTCGTGGGGACAGTCGTGGCTGGAAACCTGCCGCAGCGCGTTCGCCGGACTCGGCATCGACCCCGAGCGGCTCCGCGAGGTCGCCACCTTGATCCCCGGAGCAATGCGGGGTCTGGTCTCGGAGCGCCAGCTCGGCTCCTACGCCGACCTGGACGTGGCGCGCCGCGGACTGACCAACGCACTGGTCGCCTATCTGCAGTCCTCGGAATGA
- a CDS encoding NAD(P)H-dependent amine dehydrogenase family protein → MAIKVFQVATGNVGSEMIKRMADQPDLELVGVHCYSPDKIGRDAGELAGLAPNGVTATGTIEEIIAARPDVLTFHGVFPDEDLYVKVLEAGINIVTTADWITGWHRDRNHPHHSGKPVTQLLQEACEKGGSTFYGTGMNPGVNQILGVVCSADVAEIENVTTIESVDVSCHHSKDTWIEVGYGQPVDDPEIPGKLEKYTRVFADSVYMMADCFDLTLDEVKFSYELGACTKDVDLGWYQLPKGSLGGNYIKYQGMVDGVPRVETHLEWQMTPHTDPSWDIKGCYITQIKGDPNIYNKHMIFPKPGVDLSDPSSFASIGMTVTGMPALASIKSVVAARPGIITSADLPLRGFAGRFKL, encoded by the coding sequence ATGGCGATCAAGGTTTTCCAGGTGGCGACCGGCAACGTCGGTTCCGAGATGATCAAGAGGATGGCCGACCAGCCGGATCTCGAACTCGTTGGTGTGCACTGCTATTCGCCGGACAAGATCGGCAGGGACGCGGGTGAACTCGCCGGGCTGGCGCCCAATGGGGTGACCGCCACCGGCACGATCGAGGAGATCATCGCCGCCCGTCCCGACGTACTCACGTTTCATGGCGTGTTCCCCGACGAGGACCTCTATGTCAAGGTGCTCGAAGCCGGGATCAACATCGTCACCACCGCCGACTGGATCACCGGCTGGCACCGCGACCGCAACCACCCGCATCACTCGGGAAAGCCGGTCACCCAGCTGCTCCAAGAAGCCTGTGAGAAGGGCGGTTCCACGTTCTACGGCACCGGGATGAATCCCGGCGTCAACCAGATCCTGGGCGTGGTGTGCTCAGCGGACGTCGCCGAGATCGAGAACGTCACCACGATCGAATCCGTCGACGTCTCCTGCCATCACTCCAAGGACACCTGGATCGAGGTCGGTTACGGCCAGCCCGTCGACGACCCTGAAATCCCAGGCAAGCTGGAGAAATACACGCGGGTGTTCGCTGACAGCGTCTACATGATGGCCGACTGCTTCGATCTGACGCTTGACGAGGTGAAGTTCAGCTATGAGCTCGGAGCCTGTACCAAGGACGTCGACCTGGGGTGGTACCAGCTACCGAAGGGCTCGTTGGGCGGCAACTACATCAAGTACCAGGGCATGGTCGACGGCGTTCCGCGCGTCGAGACGCATCTGGAGTGGCAGATGACCCCGCACACCGATCCGAGCTGGGATATCAAGGGCTGCTACATCACCCAGATCAAGGGTGACCCGAACATCTACAACAAACACATGATCTTCCCGAAGCCAGGCGTGGATCTCTCCGATCCCAGCAGCTTCGCGTCCATCGGGATGACGGTGACCGGCATGCCGGCACTCGCCTCCATCAAATCGGTCGTTGCAGCGCGCCCCGGCATCATCACGAGCGCCGATCTCCCGCTACGTGGATTCGCGGGACGGTTCAAGCTGTAG
- a CDS encoding branched-chain amino acid transporter permease translates to MPDNGYIALLVLVSSAITWALRALPFAALAPLRESRVVTYLSVHMPVGVMVILAIYTLQTVVGDTGTQVLWLAIAVAVTAGLHLWRGQALLSILVGTTCYVTLMSLWA, encoded by the coding sequence GTGCCTGACAACGGTTACATCGCACTGCTGGTCCTGGTCAGCTCCGCGATCACCTGGGCGCTACGCGCGCTGCCGTTCGCCGCGCTGGCTCCGCTGCGGGAGAGCCGGGTGGTCACCTACCTCAGCGTGCACATGCCGGTCGGCGTCATGGTGATCCTGGCGATCTACACGCTGCAGACGGTGGTCGGCGACACCGGAACGCAGGTCCTCTGGCTCGCGATCGCCGTGGCGGTGACAGCAGGACTGCATCTGTGGCGGGGTCAGGCACTGCTCAGCATCCTCGTCGGCACGACGTGTTACGTGACACTGATGTCGTTGTGGGCGTGA
- a CDS encoding M4 family metallopeptidase, producing MSLLAGGTVCPTVNGWGVDMDWCSTPRTPNLPWRGVYSGVVLAGIGMGLVVGQGVAAASPSESAGATQSGETSDAGPSASAPSAATDADASTGDSSPDSADDDETDADLTAEAREAEEAAEAEEADEAADRDVADETSDARADDRGVSSRQRSTVTADSTDVDSEAGEDSIGDSAAAPRDDSPADTASVTDAVSTAAATKPLSATVTVPTTSAGTVRTLVSARPVTVETIFSDLLTWVGVRPLAGNGPAPATPVSALVQSLWLAVRQTQYTWNNQRPTADVTISGPGPGGTVTGSLNAVDYDDVALTYTLAAGPAYGRVSIDAQGHFSYVPGASAAGRADQFTVRIDDTSGNPFHVHGLLGLLGLSKPTEVTVVVASGSPVRQGVSPTYDIGELASRDGVGIVTDRRGAVSVIEGRFTDEVVVNAADAAAVLNALAPVFGAVAGFADPAAVTTSSAGMGDTAEHFYRFAENYRGIPVLGSEVILVTDAEGHVTSVFNYYRGIGEGFDVTPDASVDEAAEVHLIAGTAFLGTGARPGDLDKLLSLSTFTSELVVQALDDEIAPSLAWRAVVRLPDTGDMSSPGATYLIQADGATAGEVIVTFSAVQPVASVTTANDWLGDSRAITVDTRTVLWFRTTEMVDGGRGITTYKTSYSMWGLGGPTLPGKVVKRSWLGWDKAAVSAHANTAVVYDFFADVLGRTSYDNAGAPIIVSIKYNPKTGTGYANAFWDPTIKQFAFGDKGYLQAALDIVAHEYTHAVVTSVVGNGAPVLDYGESGALNEAYADILGLLIEGKTDAGRWLIGEDSDLGAIRNLANPSAITTSYGPYRTRYSSRYTGSGDDGGEHVNSTIFGHAAYLMMTDVATSGVSAQTWATVFYHSLGRLNSTATFVDGRAAVLSAAQAQGLTSAQRSAIAAAFDAVEIYGAAASSAVAV from the coding sequence GTGAGTTTGCTGGCGGGTGGTACGGTCTGCCCAACGGTCAACGGCTGGGGGGTCGACATGGACTGGTGCTCTACACCTCGCACACCGAACTTGCCCTGGCGCGGCGTCTACTCCGGCGTCGTGCTCGCCGGGATAGGGATGGGCCTGGTGGTCGGCCAGGGTGTTGCCGCCGCAAGTCCATCCGAATCTGCGGGCGCCACCCAGTCCGGCGAGACGTCCGACGCCGGTCCGTCGGCGTCGGCCCCGTCCGCTGCGACCGACGCCGACGCCTCGACGGGCGACAGTTCGCCAGATTCCGCCGACGACGACGAGACCGACGCCGACCTGACCGCTGAGGCACGCGAGGCCGAAGAGGCCGCTGAGGCCGAAGAGGCGGACGAGGCGGCAGACCGCGACGTCGCCGACGAGACATCTGATGCCAGGGCCGACGACCGGGGCGTCAGCTCGCGGCAGCGTTCAACCGTCACCGCTGACAGCACGGACGTCGACAGCGAGGCCGGTGAGGACTCGATCGGCGACTCGGCCGCGGCGCCCCGGGATGACTCGCCCGCAGATACGGCCTCAGTCACTGACGCGGTCAGTACCGCAGCGGCGACAAAGCCCCTATCGGCAACCGTCACAGTCCCGACGACGTCGGCCGGAACGGTGCGCACCCTGGTGAGTGCGCGACCTGTCACCGTCGAGACCATCTTCTCCGATCTGCTGACGTGGGTGGGGGTGCGGCCGCTGGCCGGCAACGGACCCGCCCCCGCGACACCGGTCTCGGCGCTGGTCCAATCCCTCTGGCTCGCGGTCCGCCAGACCCAGTACACCTGGAACAATCAACGCCCGACCGCCGACGTGACGATCTCGGGCCCCGGCCCCGGCGGCACCGTGACCGGCAGCCTCAACGCCGTCGACTACGACGACGTCGCCCTCACCTACACCCTCGCCGCGGGGCCCGCCTACGGCCGGGTCAGCATCGACGCACAGGGCCACTTCAGCTACGTCCCCGGTGCTTCCGCTGCGGGCCGTGCCGACCAGTTCACCGTCCGGATCGACGACACCTCCGGCAACCCGTTCCACGTACACGGCCTGCTCGGTCTGCTCGGGCTCAGCAAGCCGACCGAGGTGACGGTCGTCGTGGCCTCGGGAAGCCCAGTGAGGCAGGGCGTTTCGCCGACGTATGACATCGGCGAGCTGGCGTCGCGCGACGGCGTCGGGATCGTGACCGACCGCAGGGGCGCCGTCAGCGTCATCGAGGGCCGATTCACCGATGAGGTGGTGGTCAACGCCGCCGATGCAGCTGCTGTACTCAACGCGCTGGCACCCGTATTCGGCGCCGTCGCCGGGTTCGCCGATCCGGCCGCCGTCACCACCTCGAGCGCCGGCATGGGCGACACCGCCGAGCACTTCTATCGCTTTGCCGAGAACTACCGCGGCATACCCGTCCTCGGGAGCGAAGTGATTCTCGTGACCGATGCCGAGGGTCACGTCACCAGCGTGTTCAACTACTACCGCGGCATCGGCGAGGGGTTCGACGTGACCCCCGACGCTTCGGTCGACGAGGCCGCCGAAGTGCATCTGATCGCGGGGACGGCGTTCCTCGGAACCGGCGCCCGGCCCGGTGACCTCGACAAGCTGCTGTCGCTGAGCACATTCACCTCGGAGCTGGTCGTCCAGGCGCTCGACGACGAGATTGCGCCCAGCCTGGCCTGGCGGGCGGTTGTCCGGCTGCCGGACACGGGCGACATGTCCTCGCCCGGCGCGACCTATCTGATCCAGGCCGACGGAGCCACAGCGGGCGAGGTCATCGTGACGTTCTCGGCTGTACAGCCCGTCGCCTCGGTCACCACGGCCAACGACTGGCTCGGAGACTCCCGCGCCATCACGGTCGATACCAGGACCGTGCTGTGGTTCCGCACTACCGAAATGGTCGACGGCGGCCGCGGCATCACGACCTACAAGACTTCCTACAGCATGTGGGGACTGGGCGGCCCGACCCTGCCGGGCAAGGTGGTCAAGCGCAGCTGGCTCGGCTGGGACAAGGCGGCGGTGTCCGCGCACGCCAACACCGCGGTGGTCTACGACTTCTTCGCCGACGTGCTGGGCCGCACGTCGTATGACAATGCGGGCGCGCCGATCATCGTCAGCATCAAGTACAACCCGAAAACGGGCACGGGGTACGCAAACGCCTTCTGGGACCCCACCATCAAGCAATTCGCCTTCGGCGACAAGGGTTACCTGCAGGCGGCGCTCGACATCGTCGCCCATGAATACACCCACGCGGTGGTCACCAGCGTCGTCGGCAACGGCGCGCCGGTGCTGGACTACGGCGAGTCCGGAGCGCTCAACGAGGCATACGCCGACATCCTGGGCCTGTTGATCGAGGGCAAGACCGACGCCGGTCGCTGGCTGATCGGAGAGGACTCCGACCTCGGCGCCATCCGAAACCTGGCCAATCCCAGTGCGATCACGACGTCCTACGGGCCGTACCGAACCAGATACAGCAGCCGCTACACCGGATCGGGCGACGACGGCGGCGAGCACGTCAACAGCACCATCTTCGGCCACGCTGCGTACCTGATGATGACCGACGTCGCAACCAGCGGCGTCTCGGCGCAGACGTGGGCCACGGTGTTCTACCACTCGCTGGGGCGGCTGAACTCCACCGCCACGTTCGTCGACGGCCGGGCTGCGGTGCTCAGCGCCGCTCAGGCGCAGGGCCTCACCTCGGCGCAACGCAGCGCCATCGCCGCCGCCTTCGATGCAGTCGAAATCTACGGTGCGGCAGCATCATCGGCCGTCGCTGTCTGA